The following are encoded in a window of Streptomyces sp. 11x1 genomic DNA:
- a CDS encoding pirin family protein, translating to MPAVTVDNPLTLPRVAASVDAVARPVLGVTTAPSGFEGEGFPVRRAFAGINYRHLDPFIMMDQMGEVEYQPGEPKGTPWHPHRGFETVTYIIDGIFDHQDSQGGGGTITNGDTQWMTAGSGLLHIEAPPESLVMSGGLFHGLQLWVNLPAKDKMMAPRYQDIRGGHVQLLTTPDGGALLRVIAGELDGHAGPGITHTPITMVHATLAPGAELTLPWREDFNGLAYVLAGKGAVGAERRPIHLGQTAVFGAGSSLTVRADEKQDANTPDLEVVLLGGQPIREPMAHYGPFVMNTKDELQQAFEDFQKGRLGTIPAVHGMSEGGL from the coding sequence ATGCCTGCTGTAACCGTCGACAACCCCTTGACCCTCCCGCGCGTGGCCGCGTCGGTCGATGCCGTGGCCCGTCCTGTGCTTGGTGTGACGACCGCGCCGAGCGGCTTCGAAGGTGAGGGTTTCCCCGTTCGCCGGGCGTTCGCGGGGATCAACTACCGCCATCTGGACCCGTTCATCATGATGGATCAGATGGGTGAGGTTGAGTATCAGCCTGGGGAACCGAAAGGGACCCCGTGGCACCCGCACCGCGGCTTCGAGACCGTCACCTACATCATCGACGGCATCTTCGACCACCAGGACAGCCAGGGCGGCGGCGGCACCATCACCAACGGCGACACCCAGTGGATGACGGCCGGCTCGGGCCTGCTCCACATCGAGGCGCCGCCGGAGTCGCTGGTCATGTCCGGCGGTCTCTTCCACGGCCTGCAGCTGTGGGTGAACCTGCCGGCCAAGGACAAGATGATGGCGCCGCGCTACCAGGACATCCGCGGCGGGCACGTGCAGCTCCTCACCACCCCCGACGGCGGCGCGCTGCTGCGGGTCATCGCCGGCGAGCTGGACGGGCACGCGGGGCCCGGCATCACCCACACCCCGATCACCATGGTCCACGCGACCCTCGCGCCCGGCGCGGAGCTCACTCTTCCGTGGCGGGAGGACTTCAACGGCCTGGCGTACGTCCTCGCGGGCAAGGGCGCGGTCGGCGCGGAGCGCCGCCCGATCCATCTGGGGCAGACCGCGGTCTTCGGCGCGGGCTCCTCGCTGACGGTCCGCGCGGACGAGAAGCAGGACGCGAACACGCCGGACCTGGAGGTCGTGCTGCTGGGCGGACAGCCGATCCGTGAGCCGATGGCGCACTACGGCCCGTTCGTCATGAACACCAAGGACGAGCTGCAGCAGGCGTTCGAGGACTTCCAGAAGGGGCGGCTGGGAACGATCCCGGCAGTGCACGGCATGTCTGAGGGCGGACTGTAG
- the aspS gene encoding aspartate--tRNA ligase, whose protein sequence is MHRYRSHTCGELRASDVGTDVRLSGWLHNRRDLGGILFIDLRDHYGITQLVARPGTPAYEALDKISKESTVRVDGKVVSRGTENINPDLPSGEIEVEVGEVELLGAAAPLPFTINTEDGVNEERRLEYRFLDLRRERMHRNIMLRTAVISAIRHKMTALGFNEMATPILSATSPEGARDFVVPSRLNPGKFYALPQAPQQFKQLLMISGFDRYFQIAPCFRDEDARADRSPGEFYQLDVEMSFVEQEDVFQPIEKLMTELFEEFGGGRHVTSPFPRIPFREAMLKYGSDKPDLRAQLELVDITDVFEGSEFKAFAGKHVRALAVPDVSAQPRKFFDQLGEYAIEQGAKGLAWVRVAEDGSLSGPIAKFLTEENVAELTKRLSLAAGHAVFFGAGEFEEVSKIMGAVRVEAAKRAGHFEEGVFRFCWIVDFPMYEKDEDTGKIDFSHNPFSMPQGGLEALETQDPLDILGWQYDIVCNGVELSSGAIRNHEPDIMLKAFEIAGYDRDTVEEQFAGMLRAFRFGAPPHGGIAPGVDRIVMLLADEPNIRETIAFPLNGNAQDLMMGAPTELEEARLRELHLSVRKPQPK, encoded by the coding sequence ATGCATCGGTACAGGTCCCACACCTGCGGCGAGCTCCGCGCCTCTGACGTCGGCACCGACGTCCGGCTGAGCGGCTGGCTGCACAATCGGCGCGACCTGGGCGGCATCCTCTTCATCGATCTCCGCGATCACTACGGCATCACGCAGCTGGTGGCCCGCCCTGGCACCCCGGCCTACGAGGCGCTGGACAAGATCTCCAAGGAGTCGACCGTCCGGGTCGACGGCAAGGTCGTCTCGCGCGGCACCGAGAACATCAACCCGGACCTGCCTTCCGGCGAGATCGAGGTCGAGGTCGGCGAGGTCGAGCTGCTCGGCGCTGCCGCCCCGCTCCCCTTCACCATCAACACCGAGGACGGGGTCAACGAGGAGCGGCGCCTGGAGTACCGCTTCCTCGACCTGCGCCGCGAGCGCATGCACCGCAACATCATGCTGCGTACGGCCGTGATCAGCGCCATCCGTCACAAGATGACGGCCCTCGGCTTCAACGAGATGGCGACGCCGATCCTGTCCGCCACCTCACCCGAGGGCGCCCGCGACTTCGTCGTGCCGTCGCGCCTCAACCCGGGCAAGTTCTACGCCCTCCCCCAGGCCCCGCAGCAGTTCAAGCAGCTGCTGATGATCTCGGGCTTCGACCGGTACTTCCAGATCGCGCCCTGCTTCCGCGACGAGGACGCGCGCGCGGACCGTTCTCCGGGCGAGTTCTACCAGCTCGACGTGGAGATGTCCTTCGTCGAGCAGGAGGACGTCTTCCAGCCCATCGAGAAGCTCATGACCGAGCTCTTCGAGGAGTTCGGCGGCGGCCGGCACGTCACCTCGCCCTTCCCGCGCATCCCGTTCCGTGAGGCGATGCTCAAGTACGGCTCCGACAAGCCGGACCTGCGGGCACAGCTGGAACTGGTGGACATCACCGATGTCTTCGAGGGCTCGGAGTTCAAGGCGTTCGCCGGCAAGCACGTGCGTGCCCTCGCGGTGCCGGACGTCTCGGCCCAGCCGCGCAAGTTCTTCGACCAGCTCGGCGAGTACGCGATCGAGCAGGGCGCCAAGGGTCTGGCCTGGGTGCGGGTCGCCGAGGACGGTTCGCTGTCCGGCCCGATCGCCAAGTTCCTCACCGAGGAGAACGTCGCCGAGCTGACCAAGCGGCTGTCGCTGGCCGCCGGCCACGCGGTCTTCTTCGGCGCGGGCGAGTTCGAAGAGGTCTCGAAGATCATGGGCGCGGTGCGGGTCGAGGCCGCCAAGCGCGCCGGGCACTTCGAGGAGGGCGTCTTCCGGTTCTGCTGGATCGTCGACTTCCCGATGTACGAGAAGGACGAGGACACCGGGAAGATCGACTTCTCGCACAACCCGTTCTCGATGCCGCAGGGCGGTCTGGAGGCCCTGGAGACCCAGGACCCGCTGGACATCCTCGGCTGGCAGTACGACATCGTCTGCAACGGCGTCGAGCTGTCCTCCGGCGCGATCCGGAACCACGAGCCCGACATCATGCTCAAGGCCTTCGAGATCGCGGGCTACGACCGTGACACCGTCGAGGAGCAGTTCGCCGGCATGCTGCGCGCGTTCCGCTTCGGCGCCCCGCCGCACGGCGGCATCGCGCCGGGCGTCGACCGTATCGTCATGCTCCTCGCCGACGAGCCCAACATCCGCGAGACCATCGCCTTCCCGCTCAACGGCAACGCCCAGGACCTGATGATGGGCGCGCCGACGGAGCTGGAGGAGGCGCGGCTGCGCGAGCTGCACCTGTCGGTGCGCAAGCCGCAGCCGAAGTAG
- a CDS encoding winged helix-turn-helix domain-containing protein → MGDLIAKLYRVRLTDQGMGKYLRRWGLSFQRPD, encoded by the coding sequence GTGGGGGACCTGATCGCGAAGCTGTACCGGGTGCGGCTGACCGATCAGGGCATGGGCAAGTACCTGCGCCGCTGGGGCCTGTCCTTCCAGCGCCCGGACTAG
- a CDS encoding ATP-binding cassette domain-containing protein gives MPISMSECFFSYRRRRPVLRDLSYTLPPGRTVLLGPNGAGKSTLLGLCASALRPDSGSVTYGDLSTGRRRALPAFRRRVAWMPQQVGQVPGLTARDQVAYSGWLKGMPRREAWRQALKALNRVELADRAGDKVQELSGGQQRRVAVAQALVHDAEVLLLDEPTAGMDPRQRQVFHQILADLSKEVHIVLSTHDTSDIANSYDSVVVLLDGQVRFSGTVVDFLSHASATATSDEQRATSAYQAFTEIDGAISW, from the coding sequence ATGCCCATTTCGATGTCCGAGTGTTTCTTCTCCTATCGGCGTAGACGCCCGGTGCTGCGTGATCTCAGCTACACACTGCCGCCCGGGCGGACCGTGCTCCTGGGGCCGAACGGAGCGGGAAAGAGTACCCTGTTGGGCTTGTGCGCATCTGCGCTGCGCCCCGATTCCGGTTCCGTCACCTATGGCGACCTGAGCACCGGCCGGCGTCGCGCGCTGCCCGCGTTCCGTAGGCGTGTGGCATGGATGCCTCAGCAGGTGGGGCAGGTGCCGGGGCTCACGGCCCGGGATCAGGTCGCGTATTCCGGTTGGCTCAAGGGGATGCCCCGGCGCGAGGCGTGGCGTCAGGCTCTCAAGGCCCTGAACCGCGTGGAGCTGGCCGATCGGGCGGGTGACAAGGTCCAGGAACTCTCCGGGGGGCAGCAGCGGCGCGTCGCAGTGGCGCAGGCCCTCGTACATGACGCAGAGGTCCTTCTCCTCGATGAGCCGACAGCGGGCATGGATCCCCGGCAGCGGCAGGTCTTCCACCAGATTCTCGCCGATCTGTCCAAGGAGGTGCACATCGTTCTCTCCACCCATGACACCTCGGACATCGCCAACTCGTATGACTCGGTCGTGGTTCTGTTGGACGGTCAGGTGCGTTTCTCGGGAACGGTGGTGGACTTCCTTTCCCACGCGAGCGCGACGGCGACATCCGACGAACAGCGGGCCACCTCCGCTTATCAGGCGTTCACCGAGATCGATGGGGCGATCTCGTGGTGA
- a CDS encoding SpoIIE family protein phosphatase, giving the protein MRTGEPPPAVGDVLSALATGLWTWDSAAGTVTLDAEAARLMGLPAEPTTLTQVGARSRLHPVDWNEIVSVVQLAVAEDTLAEVRIRVMDERGRVIRTIRSRSKPTFDPVRKSFELIGTIQEVTEPSPATAVRGPSVTGDWRRSREAFLLDAGRALAEARSTAEVLRVAAGLAMPGFSPDGLAVFGVEADRLTVIGHHGHQQGDEGPFTHMPLETDYPAAEVVRTGRAVYLSSPEEYKGRYPTAWPLAERFGRRSWAFLPLTVAGRTMGAWMAGFTHPVTFTPDERSVLTTVARMLAQALSRAGAAETERELTDGLQRTMLPTLGPEIPGMSVAARYVPTGGGLQVGGDWYDMIALPSGRFALVIGDVQGHDVRAAGLMGQLRIALRAYASEGHRPDAVLSRASRFLHGITDSAADAYPDLRFATCLYVEVDPASGVLDIARAGHPDPVVRMADGTVLVRPTQGGLPLGVDPDADYPTTRLVLEPGETILLCTDGLIETGGHDLDTGWRRIRTILETFDTGPTETEGALEGGGALGVGGVPGVGGALEAGGAGGTAEEPGALAPAALAPAALASADALVSVRPEAPGLGPGRLEALADALVQGVHGPSSHHTPGPLADRREDDIAMLLLCRESEGRGGTTAVPAPTRRTALTVAQAEPERIAGARQQVRELLHDWSCGDQVDSAVLLVSEMLTNVLVHTDADALLVAEMTGDGGKRRMRIEVTDASDDLPHKRHPGELASSGRGLVLMDVLADAWGVDPRGDGKSIWFELYETPPPEGVHPESLN; this is encoded by the coding sequence ATGCGCACTGGTGAGCCCCCTCCCGCAGTGGGGGACGTCCTGTCCGCCCTCGCGACAGGACTGTGGACCTGGGACAGCGCTGCCGGAACCGTCACGCTGGACGCCGAGGCCGCTCGGCTCATGGGGCTGCCCGCCGAGCCGACAACTCTCACCCAAGTCGGGGCGCGCTCGCGGCTGCACCCCGTCGACTGGAACGAGATCGTCTCCGTCGTCCAACTGGCCGTCGCCGAGGACACCCTCGCCGAGGTGCGGATCCGGGTCATGGACGAACGGGGCCGGGTGATCCGTACGATCCGCAGCCGTTCCAAGCCGACCTTCGACCCGGTGCGCAAGTCCTTCGAGCTGATCGGCACCATCCAGGAGGTCACCGAGCCCTCCCCGGCGACCGCCGTCCGGGGGCCGTCCGTCACCGGCGACTGGCGGCGCTCGCGCGAGGCGTTCCTGCTGGACGCGGGCCGGGCGCTGGCTGAGGCGCGGTCCACGGCCGAGGTGCTGCGGGTCGCGGCGGGCCTGGCGATGCCCGGGTTCTCACCGGACGGACTCGCGGTCTTCGGCGTCGAGGCCGACCGCCTCACCGTCATCGGCCACCACGGGCACCAACAGGGTGACGAAGGCCCCTTCACCCATATGCCGCTGGAGACGGACTACCCGGCCGCCGAGGTGGTCCGCACCGGCCGCGCCGTCTATCTCTCCTCCCCCGAGGAGTACAAGGGGCGCTACCCAACGGCCTGGCCGCTCGCCGAACGGTTCGGCCGCCGGTCCTGGGCGTTCCTGCCGCTGACGGTCGCCGGCCGCACGATGGGCGCGTGGATGGCGGGCTTCACCCACCCCGTCACCTTCACCCCCGACGAGCGCTCGGTCCTGACCACCGTCGCGCGCATGCTCGCCCAGGCCCTCTCCCGCGCCGGCGCGGCCGAGACCGAGCGTGAACTGACCGACGGCCTGCAGCGCACGATGCTGCCGACCCTGGGCCCCGAGATACCGGGCATGAGCGTCGCCGCGCGGTACGTCCCCACCGGCGGTGGACTCCAGGTCGGCGGTGACTGGTACGACATGATCGCCCTGCCGAGCGGCCGGTTCGCGCTGGTCATCGGTGACGTCCAAGGCCATGACGTGCGCGCCGCCGGTCTGATGGGCCAGCTCCGTATAGCCCTGCGCGCCTACGCCTCCGAGGGCCACCGCCCCGACGCCGTCCTCTCCCGCGCCTCGCGCTTCCTGCACGGCATCACCGACTCCGCCGCCGACGCCTACCCCGACCTCCGCTTCGCGACCTGCCTCTACGTCGAGGTCGACCCGGCCTCCGGCGTCCTCGACATCGCGCGTGCCGGGCACCCCGACCCGGTGGTCCGCATGGCCGACGGAACGGTCCTCGTCCGGCCCACCCAGGGCGGCCTCCCCCTCGGCGTCGACCCCGACGCCGACTACCCCACCACCCGGCTGGTGCTGGAGCCGGGCGAGACCATCCTCCTGTGCACCGACGGCCTCATCGAGACCGGCGGCCACGACCTCGACACGGGCTGGCGCCGCATCCGCACGATCCTGGAAACCTTCGACACGGGCCCGACCGAGACCGAGGGGGCCTTGGAGGGTGGGGGCGCCCTGGGGGTCGGGGGCGTGCCGGGGGTCGGGGGTGCCCTGGAAGCCGGGGGAGCCGGAGGGACGGCGGAGGAGCCGGGCGCCCTCGCCCCGGCGGCCCTCGCCCCGGCGGCCCTCGCCTCGGCCGACGCGCTCGTCTCCGTTCGGCCGGAGGCCCCCGGGCTCGGGCCGGGCCGGCTGGAGGCGCTGGCCGACGCGCTCGTGCAAGGGGTGCACGGCCCCTCCTCGCACCACACGCCCGGCCCGCTCGCCGACCGGCGCGAGGACGACATAGCGATGCTGCTCCTGTGCCGGGAGAGCGAGGGACGCGGCGGCACCACCGCCGTACCGGCGCCCACCCGCCGCACCGCCCTGACCGTCGCACAGGCGGAGCCCGAGCGCATCGCCGGCGCCCGTCAGCAGGTGCGCGAGCTCCTGCACGACTGGAGCTGCGGCGACCAGGTCGACTCCGCCGTGCTCCTCGTCTCCGAGATGCTCACCAACGTCCTCGTCCACACCGACGCCGACGCCCTCCTCGTCGCCGAGATGACCGGCGACGGCGGCAAGCGCCGGATGCGGATCGAGGTCACCGACGCCAGCGACGACCTCCCCCACAAGCGCCACCCCGGTGAGCTCGCCTCCTCCGGCCGCGGGCTCGTCCTCATGGACGTGCTCGCCGACGCCTGGGGCGTGGACCCCCGCGGCGACGGCAAGAGCATCTGGTTCGAGCTGTACGAGACACCCCCGCCGGAGGGTGTGCACCCCGAGTCCCTGAACTAG